The Natronoglycomyces albus genome has a segment encoding these proteins:
- a CDS encoding ArsR/SmtB family transcription factor has translation MSNQSNEVVVDCARTFAIDHNLTAAQAPQLAAAFKALGDPVRLRLVAMIAANAGDAVCVCDLSEPFELSASTMSHHLKVLREAGLVSHERRGTWVYYRLNDETFTSLSQVLLLRQAVQ, from the coding sequence ATGTCGAATCAATCTAATGAAGTCGTCGTCGATTGTGCGCGCACATTCGCCATCGACCACAACCTGACCGCTGCGCAGGCGCCCCAGCTCGCCGCAGCCTTCAAAGCCCTCGGAGACCCGGTCAGGCTGCGCCTCGTCGCCATGATCGCCGCGAACGCGGGCGACGCGGTATGCGTGTGCGACTTGAGCGAGCCCTTCGAACTGAGTGCCTCGACGATGTCCCACCACCTCAAGGTGCTACGTGAAGCGGGCCTGGTCAGCCACGAGCGCCGAGGAACCTGGGTGTATTACCGCCTCAATGACGAGACCTTCACCTCTCTGTCTCAGGTGCTCCTCCTCAGGCAGGCGGTCCAATGA
- a CDS encoding NUDIX hydrolase, with protein MSDSNLRTAWLADEIRAQVACGLHYPADEADTRRLLALRDLAATLLATVEKRDEGTLRTSFSRDQGLRTPLVAIALGHGDTWRATYLRGDHLLGDVLDRLESHGTRINRERLRVVDSHNLSLAIPHTYILAYQADPSDTWPSMEVNERLSETLGEQIDSDRLNELGAQLPENVSLETATVLRQIHQLTATAARESTDRHNQHRFAYLRRATASYEVGAEPQARLDAGALNVATPTTGSEAALLRGDRILLMKRSDTGQWAIPGGASEVGESSAATAIREMREETGLDVTVDSLHSVLDNREVCQGPTAIHLIAIWLVTLKNQAQEPTRTAEATDFGWFNASQIDDVDMFDGHRFKAKAVLDGGQP; from the coding sequence GTGTCGGACTCCAATCTGCGAACAGCATGGCTTGCCGATGAAATCCGAGCACAAGTCGCCTGTGGCCTGCACTATCCAGCAGATGAGGCAGACACCCGACGATTGCTAGCCCTGCGAGATCTCGCAGCTACCTTGCTGGCAACGGTAGAAAAACGCGACGAGGGAACCCTGCGCACCTCATTTAGCCGTGACCAGGGACTGCGCACGCCTTTGGTCGCGATCGCACTAGGACACGGCGACACCTGGCGCGCCACCTACCTTCGTGGCGACCACCTACTTGGGGACGTCCTCGATCGTCTGGAAAGCCACGGCACCCGAATAAATCGCGAACGCCTGCGAGTTGTCGACAGCCACAACCTCTCGCTAGCGATCCCACACACCTATATCCTCGCCTACCAGGCCGACCCGAGCGATACCTGGCCGTCAATGGAGGTCAACGAGCGGCTCTCCGAGACGCTAGGAGAACAAATAGATTCTGACCGGCTCAACGAGCTGGGGGCGCAGCTGCCTGAGAACGTCAGCCTCGAAACTGCCACTGTGTTGCGCCAAATCCACCAGCTCACCGCCACAGCAGCTCGCGAGAGCACCGATCGCCACAACCAACATCGGTTCGCCTATCTGCGGCGGGCCACGGCAAGCTATGAGGTCGGGGCAGAGCCGCAAGCCCGTCTCGACGCGGGTGCTCTCAACGTCGCCACCCCAACCACAGGATCCGAAGCCGCCCTACTGCGCGGCGATCGCATACTACTGATGAAACGCTCTGACACCGGCCAATGGGCCATACCCGGCGGCGCCAGCGAAGTCGGAGAGTCCTCCGCGGCCACCGCGATCCGCGAAATGCGCGAAGAAACCGGACTCGACGTCACCGTCGACTCCCTACACAGCGTGCTCGACAATCGAGAAGTCTGCCAGGGGCCAACGGCGATCCACCTCATCGCCATCTGGCTGGTCACCCTCAAGAACCAGGCACAAGAACCAACCCGGACCGCTGAAGCGACTGACTTTGGTTGGTTCAATGCCTCCCAGATCGACGATGTGGATATGTTCGACGGCCACCGGTTCAAGGCCAAGGCGGTCCTGGATGGGGGACAACCATGA
- the prcB gene encoding proteasome subunit beta, with protein MTAGTSSFTDFLSQVAPDLLPGRRPLPPGDYSDSTAHATTIVALRCADGVVMAGDRRATQGNYIANRDMEKVFAADAYSVVGIAGAAGMGLELVKLFQLELQHYEKIEGQSMSLNGKANRLATMLRGNLAAAMQGLAVLPLFAGFDTSAASPQEAGRIFSFDVVGGLYEERDYDAIGSGSLFAKGALKKRYSPGLDTDATVRLAVEALYDAADDDSATGGPDLTRKIFPVVYTATAEGANRIDPDEVAEVSRAVVEARHENPGG; from the coding sequence ATGACGGCCGGCACCTCATCTTTTACTGACTTTCTTTCCCAGGTGGCACCGGATTTGTTGCCAGGGCGGCGTCCGTTGCCGCCGGGAGACTACAGCGACTCCACCGCGCACGCGACGACGATCGTGGCGCTGCGGTGTGCCGACGGAGTTGTCATGGCTGGTGACAGGCGTGCTACTCAAGGAAACTACATCGCCAACCGGGACATGGAGAAGGTGTTCGCCGCCGATGCCTACTCGGTGGTTGGGATCGCTGGAGCAGCGGGCATGGGCTTGGAGTTGGTTAAGCTTTTCCAGCTTGAGCTTCAACATTATGAAAAAATTGAAGGCCAGTCGATGAGCCTCAATGGTAAGGCGAATCGGCTGGCGACGATGCTGCGCGGCAATTTGGCGGCCGCGATGCAAGGCCTAGCGGTGTTGCCGCTGTTTGCCGGGTTTGACACCTCCGCGGCGTCGCCGCAAGAGGCGGGCCGAATATTTTCCTTCGATGTCGTAGGCGGGCTCTACGAAGAGCGTGACTACGATGCGATCGGTTCGGGTTCGTTGTTTGCCAAGGGCGCGCTGAAAAAGCGCTACAGCCCGGGATTGGACACTGATGCGACCGTCCGGTTGGCGGTTGAGGCGCTGTATGACGCGGCTGACGATGACTCGGCGACCGGTGGCCCGGACTTGACCCGCAAGATCTTCCCTGTCGTGTACACCGCGACGGCCGAAGGCGCCAACCGCATTGATCCCGACGAGGTGGCCGAGGTGTCGCGAGCCGTCGTGGAAGCCCGTCACGAAAACCCTGGTGGATAA
- the prcA gene encoding proteasome subunit alpha encodes MAMQFYTSPEQIMRDRSEYARKNISRGRNVVVLSCADGVLFVAENVSASLHKVYELYDRIGFAAIGKYNEFENLRTAGVRMADLRGYAYDRTDVTAASLAKAYAQTLGTIFTEQTKPFEVELCVAQVGPNPKSDELYQLTFDGVINPQPGYFVMGGQAEQLVDRIKEGHSFEAGLAEAFRLAVQTLGSNENSDREITTDVLEVAVLERARPGRAFRRITGAALEALMPEPEAASESESASDDDSDDEGDSSAKDS; translated from the coding sequence ATGGCTATGCAGTTTTACACCTCCCCTGAACAGATCATGCGGGATCGCTCCGAGTACGCCCGCAAGAACATCTCTCGGGGCCGCAACGTCGTGGTGCTTTCCTGTGCCGATGGCGTCCTGTTCGTGGCTGAGAATGTCTCGGCCTCTCTACATAAGGTCTATGAGCTGTATGACCGGATTGGTTTTGCGGCGATCGGCAAGTACAACGAGTTCGAGAACTTGCGTACCGCTGGTGTTCGTATGGCTGACTTGCGCGGCTACGCCTATGACCGCACTGACGTGACGGCGGCGTCCTTGGCCAAGGCCTATGCGCAGACATTGGGAACGATTTTCACTGAGCAAACGAAGCCTTTCGAAGTCGAGTTGTGCGTCGCCCAAGTCGGTCCGAACCCGAAGTCCGACGAGCTCTACCAGCTCACTTTTGATGGCGTCATCAACCCGCAGCCGGGTTACTTCGTCATGGGCGGGCAGGCCGAACAGCTGGTTGATCGCATCAAGGAAGGACACTCATTCGAGGCGGGACTGGCCGAAGCGTTCCGCTTGGCGGTCCAGACGCTGGGCTCAAATGAGAACTCCGACCGGGAGATCACCACTGACGTGCTGGAAGTGGCGGTGTTGGAGCGAGCGCGCCCAGGGCGGGCGTTCCGTCGAATCACCGGCGCGGCGTTGGAGGCACTCATGCCTGAACCGGAGGCCGCATCGGAGTCCGAATCAGCCTCTGATGACGATTCCGACGATGAGGGAGATTCCTCCGCCAAAGACTCCTAA
- the arsB gene encoding ACR3 family arsenite efflux transporter, whose protein sequence is MSNSSPTAARLSTLDRGLPVWIGLAMILGLGIGRLMPGLGDVLESFTIGGISVPIAAGLLLMMYPVLAKVRYDRLDTVTRDRKLLIASLALNWLVGPAFMFALAWLFLPDHPEFRTGLIIIGLARCIAMVVIWNDLALGDREATAVLVALNSLFQVVAFAGLGWFYLDLLPTWLGLSATGLDVSPAAIALNVLVFLGVPLAAGYLTRRVGERRRGRDWYENRFLPRIGPFALYGLLFTVVILTALQGEAITSQPLDVARIAIPLLAYFSLMWAGSFVLGHALGLNYPRTTALAFTAAGNNFELAIAVSIATFGVSSGQALAGVVGPLIEVPVLVGLVYVSLWARRFFTDSSTATSVAVPVTSKDSS, encoded by the coding sequence ATGAGCAACTCTTCTCCCACCGCGGCGCGCTTGAGCACCCTCGACCGCGGACTTCCCGTGTGGATCGGGCTGGCAATGATTCTCGGGCTGGGAATCGGCCGTCTCATGCCAGGCTTGGGCGACGTACTTGAATCCTTCACCATCGGCGGTATCTCCGTGCCCATCGCCGCTGGTCTGCTTCTGATGATGTACCCGGTCCTAGCCAAGGTGCGGTACGACCGGCTCGATACCGTCACTCGCGACCGGAAACTTCTCATCGCCTCACTGGCGCTAAATTGGCTGGTCGGCCCCGCCTTCATGTTTGCCTTGGCGTGGCTTTTTCTGCCCGACCACCCCGAATTCCGCACCGGCCTCATCATCATCGGACTCGCCCGATGCATCGCCATGGTCGTTATCTGGAATGACCTGGCACTGGGCGACCGTGAAGCCACCGCCGTCCTGGTCGCGTTGAACTCCCTGTTCCAAGTAGTGGCGTTCGCGGGCCTCGGATGGTTCTACCTAGACCTATTGCCCACCTGGCTGGGCCTCTCCGCCACCGGCCTGGACGTCTCGCCGGCGGCGATCGCGTTGAACGTACTGGTGTTCCTCGGCGTGCCCTTGGCCGCCGGTTACCTCACCCGTCGCGTCGGTGAACGTCGTCGCGGCCGCGACTGGTATGAGAACCGTTTCCTACCCCGAATCGGCCCGTTCGCGCTCTACGGGCTCTTGTTCACGGTGGTCATCTTGACCGCGTTGCAGGGCGAGGCAATCACCTCTCAACCCCTTGACGTGGCTCGCATCGCCATACCGCTGTTGGCATACTTCAGTCTCATGTGGGCGGGCTCGTTCGTTCTCGGCCACGCGCTGGGATTGAACTACCCGCGTACGACAGCCTTGGCCTTCACCGCCGCCGGAAACAACTTCGAACTGGCCATCGCCGTGTCCATTGCCACGTTCGGCGTCAGCTCAGGCCAAGCGCTCGCTGGCGTTGTCGGTCCGTTGATCGAAGTGCCCGTCCTCGTGGGCCTCGTCTATGTGAGTTTGTGGGCCCGCCGATTCTTTACCGATTCCTCGACCGCCACCTCCGTGGCAGTACCCGTTACTAGCAAGGATTCGTCATGA
- a CDS encoding ubiquitin-like protein Pup: protein MATKDSGGQSQSQRSRQETEHEETEATVDSDVAERHEEITEEVDDLLDEIDDVLETNADEFVRSFVQKGGQ, encoded by the coding sequence ATGGCTACCAAGGATTCAGGCGGGCAGTCACAGTCGCAACGTTCCCGTCAAGAAACCGAACACGAGGAAACCGAAGCCACAGTCGACTCGGATGTGGCTGAACGACACGAAGAGATCACCGAGGAAGTCGATGACCTACTCGATGAGATCGACGATGTTCTGGAGACGAACGCCGATGAGTTCGTGCGCTCGTTTGTCCAGAAGGGCGGCCAGTAG
- the pafA gene encoding Pup--protein ligase: MDRRIFGIETEYGVTCTFRGQRRLSPDEVARYLFRRVVSWGRSSNVFLRNGARLYLDVGSHPEYATPECDSIEDLVRHDRAGERILEGLMIDAEKRLHDEGIAGDIYLFKNNTDSAGNSYGCHENYLVSRHGEFGRLAEVLIPFLVSRQLICGAGKVLQTPRGARYCLSQRAEHIWEGVSSATTRSRPIINTRDEPHADAERYRRLHVIVGDSNVSEVTTMLKVGSADLVLRMIEAGVAMRDFTLENPIRAIREISHDITGKRKVRLSNGKEVSALDIQKEYLSKAMDFVDQRGADATTKRVIELWGRTLQAVESDDLDMVAREIDWVAKLALIERYRSKRGLPLSSPRVAQLDLSYHDIRRGRGLFDMLERHGNVDRITQDVEVFEAKEVPPQTTRARLRGEFIRKAQERRRDFTVDWVHLKLNDQAQRTVLCKDPFRSRDERVDKLINSM, encoded by the coding sequence ATGGATAGGCGCATTTTCGGGATCGAAACCGAATACGGAGTGACCTGTACTTTTCGTGGACAACGGCGACTGTCGCCAGATGAAGTCGCGCGATACCTGTTCCGGCGGGTCGTTAGCTGGGGGCGTTCCTCCAATGTGTTTTTGCGCAATGGGGCCCGCCTGTACCTCGATGTCGGTTCTCACCCCGAGTACGCCACTCCCGAATGCGATTCCATCGAAGATTTGGTGCGCCATGACCGTGCCGGGGAGCGCATTCTCGAAGGCTTGATGATCGACGCGGAGAAACGGCTGCACGATGAGGGCATCGCGGGTGACATCTATCTTTTCAAGAACAACACCGACTCAGCGGGCAACTCATATGGTTGTCACGAGAACTATTTGGTCTCGCGGCACGGAGAGTTTGGCCGGCTGGCCGAGGTTTTGATTCCATTCCTGGTGTCGCGGCAGCTTATTTGCGGGGCGGGCAAGGTGCTGCAGACTCCGCGCGGGGCTCGTTATTGCCTTTCGCAGCGAGCCGAGCACATCTGGGAGGGTGTCTCCTCCGCCACAACTCGGTCTCGCCCCATCATCAACACTCGTGATGAGCCGCATGCTGACGCGGAACGCTACCGCAGGCTGCACGTGATCGTCGGGGACTCGAACGTGAGCGAAGTGACCACCATGTTGAAGGTGGGATCGGCTGACTTGGTCTTGCGCATGATCGAAGCTGGCGTGGCCATGCGCGATTTCACCTTGGAGAATCCGATCCGGGCGATCCGGGAGATTTCCCACGACATCACCGGCAAGCGCAAAGTCAGGCTTTCCAACGGCAAGGAAGTCTCCGCGCTGGACATTCAGAAGGAATATCTGTCGAAGGCGATGGATTTCGTTGATCAACGTGGCGCCGACGCGACCACGAAGCGGGTCATCGAACTGTGGGGCCGCACGCTGCAGGCGGTTGAATCGGATGATTTGGACATGGTGGCTCGTGAGATCGACTGGGTTGCGAAATTGGCCCTGATCGAGCGCTACCGGTCCAAGCGGGGCTTGCCGTTGTCCTCGCCCCGAGTGGCGCAATTGGACCTCTCCTACCACGACATTCGACGCGGGCGCGGACTGTTCGACATGCTGGAACGTCACGGCAACGTCGACCGCATCACGCAAGATGTCGAGGTTTTCGAGGCGAAGGAAGTGCCTCCACAGACCACCCGGGCGCGGTTGCGAGGGGAGTTCATTCGCAAGGCGCAGGAGCGTCGCCGCGACTTCACCGTCGACTGGGTGCACCTGAAATTGAACGATCAGGCACAACGTACCGTTTTGTGCAAGGACCCGTTCCGTTCGCGTGATGAGAGGGTCGACAAGCTGATCAACAGTATGTGA
- a CDS encoding FAD-dependent oxidoreductase: MSRTSRPPAATAIVIGAGPVGLATAAHLLERGIHPTVVESGPHIASAVRSWGHIRMFSPWRYNLDAASVRLLEKTGWSSPDLDALPTGAELVGLYLEPLAEELSAYVRLGSTVEAVSRQGMDKSRTIGREGRPYLVRVSTANGAVTDIAADAVIDTSGNWNQPNPMGSAGLLAPGEVESAAYVAGPLPDVLGQDRKRFAGKHTLVVGMGHSAVNSLLNLAALAEAEPETTITWAVRSASVRRAYGGGAADALPARGALGDRLRKLVESDSVRLIRTFTVDKIVGAAGGPSAGPATVYGHTLEAEHKLDVDVIVNATGFRPQLDFLREVRLSLDPAVEAPVALAQMIDPNFHSCGTVPAHGEKELAHPDDGFYLAGSKSYGRAPTFLLATGYEQVRSIAASLAGDQAAADQVRLSLPETGVCSTDLVENQAGASLGLTTGVLHGYSADEDVQDPAEDAPATTGCCG; encoded by the coding sequence ATGTCACGCACAAGCCGCCCACCAGCCGCGACCGCCATCGTCATCGGAGCGGGACCCGTGGGCCTGGCCACCGCCGCACATCTACTCGAACGAGGCATTCACCCCACGGTCGTAGAGTCCGGCCCCCACATCGCCAGCGCCGTGCGAAGTTGGGGCCACATCAGAATGTTCTCGCCCTGGCGATACAACCTCGACGCCGCTTCAGTACGTTTGCTGGAGAAAACCGGCTGGTCAAGCCCCGATCTCGATGCCTTGCCCACGGGAGCCGAACTCGTCGGCCTGTATTTGGAACCCCTGGCCGAGGAACTAAGTGCCTATGTGCGCCTAGGCAGCACCGTCGAGGCCGTGTCAAGGCAGGGAATGGATAAGAGTCGCACCATTGGTCGGGAAGGTCGCCCGTATCTGGTGCGGGTGTCAACGGCAAACGGGGCGGTCACTGACATCGCCGCGGATGCCGTCATCGACACCTCCGGGAATTGGAATCAACCCAACCCGATGGGTTCGGCCGGACTCTTGGCCCCCGGCGAAGTGGAATCGGCCGCTTACGTCGCTGGCCCACTGCCCGATGTGCTCGGCCAGGATCGCAAACGTTTCGCTGGTAAACACACGCTAGTCGTTGGTATGGGTCACTCGGCGGTCAACAGCCTACTCAATCTGGCGGCCCTAGCTGAGGCGGAACCCGAAACCACGATCACCTGGGCCGTGCGGTCCGCTTCGGTGCGGCGAGCATACGGCGGTGGCGCGGCCGACGCGTTGCCCGCCCGGGGAGCGCTGGGCGATCGCCTTCGCAAGCTAGTCGAGTCCGACAGCGTCAGGCTCATCCGAACTTTCACCGTCGACAAAATTGTGGGTGCCGCGGGCGGCCCCTCGGCGGGTCCGGCCACCGTATACGGGCATACCCTCGAGGCTGAGCACAAACTAGACGTCGACGTCATTGTCAACGCCACTGGTTTTCGGCCCCAGCTAGATTTCCTACGGGAAGTTCGGCTCAGTCTTGATCCGGCGGTCGAGGCCCCGGTGGCACTCGCCCAGATGATCGATCCGAACTTTCACAGTTGTGGCACCGTTCCCGCCCATGGAGAAAAGGAATTGGCCCACCCCGATGACGGGTTTTATCTCGCGGGGTCGAAAAGCTACGGGCGCGCTCCGACATTTCTCTTGGCGACGGGGTACGAGCAAGTGCGTTCTATCGCCGCATCGCTCGCCGGTGATCAAGCCGCTGCCGACCAAGTGCGTCTGAGTTTGCCTGAAACCGGCGTGTGCTCAACTGATCTCGTGGAAAACCAGGCCGGCGCTTCCCTTGGCTTGACCACCGGGGTCCTGCACGGCTACTCCGCGGACGAGGACGTACAGGACCCGGCTGAAGATGCTCCCGCGACTACTGGTTGCTGTGGATAA
- a CDS encoding ArsR/SmtB family transcription factor, with product MSNARDLASATSALPAVTQRAHKLAPCFKALADENRLALILLLAERPHSVRELTEATGMRQTLVSHHLTPLREQGLIVAQPKGRSNIYSLCCDALEGPLRELAALLLTDRDAEGNWLT from the coding sequence ATGTCCAACGCTCGTGACCTCGCCTCTGCCACATCGGCCCTGCCGGCTGTCACCCAACGAGCCCACAAGCTCGCACCCTGCTTCAAGGCACTCGCCGACGAGAACCGGCTAGCCCTGATCTTGCTGCTGGCCGAACGGCCTCACAGCGTCCGCGAACTCACCGAGGCCACCGGGATGAGGCAAACCCTGGTCAGTCACCACCTGACGCCGCTACGGGAACAAGGACTCATCGTCGCCCAGCCCAAAGGCCGTAGCAATATCTACTCACTTTGCTGCGATGCGTTGGAGGGCCCATTGAGAGAGCTCGCCGCATTGCTGCTCACTGATAGGGACGCTGAAGGAAACTGGCTGACCTGA